A genome region from Marinobacter panjinensis includes the following:
- a CDS encoding NAD-dependent epimerase/dehydratase family protein, whose product MKVMLLGATGLTGGKVLEGLLSRDEVASVVAPVRRKLPLNHAKLEQHEIDFDRLDEHGELFAVDAIICCLGTTIKKAGSRDQFRKVDFSYPLKAAELGRAKGATAFVLMSAIAASSSSTVFYNRVKGELEDAVKALGYPVLAIYQPSLLLGERDEQRTAEALGMKAMPLINRVLIGPLERFRGIEAATVASAMVNEVCALAQETPAAPVVRVHEYPDIVALAKV is encoded by the coding sequence ATGAAAGTGATGCTACTGGGTGCCACCGGCCTGACGGGTGGCAAGGTACTGGAAGGGTTGCTGTCCAGGGATGAGGTTGCATCCGTGGTTGCGCCGGTGCGGCGGAAACTGCCATTGAACCATGCAAAACTCGAACAGCACGAGATCGATTTCGACCGCCTGGACGAGCACGGCGAATTGTTCGCTGTGGACGCTATTATCTGCTGCCTGGGTACTACCATCAAAAAGGCCGGTTCCCGGGACCAGTTCCGCAAGGTGGATTTCAGTTACCCCCTGAAAGCGGCCGAGCTTGGCCGGGCAAAGGGCGCAACGGCCTTTGTGTTGATGTCAGCCATTGCTGCTTCGTCATCGTCCACCGTTTTCTACAACCGGGTGAAAGGGGAGCTGGAAGACGCGGTGAAAGCGCTTGGTTACCCTGTGCTGGCGATCTACCAACCCAGTCTTTTGCTCGGGGAAAGGGACGAGCAGCGCACCGCCGAAGCCCTGGGAATGAAAGCCATGCCCCTGATCAACCGCGTACTGATTGGCCCGCTGGAAAGGTTCCGGGGCATTGAAGCGGCGACCGTGGCCAGTGCGATGGTCAACGAGGTATGCGCTCTCGCTCAGGAAACGCCCGCTGCGCCAGTGGTCCGGGTACACGAGTACCCGGACATTGTGGCGTTGGCCAAGGTTTGA
- a CDS encoding phosphotransferase family protein gives MSALADTFSAFIARQTGARSARVIDFDKLSGGAIQDNFGLTLDLEGGSRPDRQAFVVRQDAPSGVAESLSRSEEFRVLQAAFKAGVTAPEPLWLCEDPEVSGRVFYVMTRAAGSASPRKLVKADFTEEQRRNIVRRLGAELARLHKVRPPQESLKFLALPDPDNAALSRVALYRRYLKEIGEPHPVLEWALNWLEDHAPEPGPTVLCHCDFRTGNYMMNGDELTAVLDWEFAAWSDPGEDLGWLCCRSWRFGADDREVGGIGDKQDLLDGYREASGIDLDPAAVSYWEVMGLVRWAMIALQQARRHMSGEQRSLELALTGRMVAQMEFDLLNQIQELEDGQ, from the coding sequence ATGTCTGCGCTTGCCGACACCTTCAGCGCCTTCATTGCCCGGCAAACCGGTGCCCGGAGTGCCCGCGTTATTGATTTTGACAAGCTCTCCGGAGGCGCCATCCAGGACAACTTCGGGTTGACCCTGGACCTGGAGGGCGGAAGCCGCCCGGATCGGCAGGCATTTGTGGTCCGGCAGGACGCTCCCTCCGGTGTAGCGGAGAGTTTGTCCAGGTCGGAGGAATTCCGAGTTCTTCAGGCAGCGTTCAAAGCCGGGGTTACGGCTCCAGAACCACTCTGGCTGTGCGAGGACCCTGAGGTCAGCGGGCGGGTGTTTTACGTCATGACCCGGGCAGCAGGGAGTGCGTCTCCGCGCAAGCTGGTCAAGGCGGATTTCACCGAAGAGCAGCGTCGGAACATTGTGCGTCGGCTGGGTGCCGAGCTCGCCAGGCTGCACAAAGTGAGACCGCCACAGGAGTCCCTCAAGTTTCTGGCGTTACCTGACCCGGACAATGCGGCCCTGAGTCGGGTAGCGCTGTATCGCCGCTATCTGAAAGAAATCGGTGAACCTCACCCCGTGCTGGAGTGGGCGTTGAACTGGCTGGAGGATCATGCGCCGGAACCGGGCCCGACGGTGCTTTGCCACTGCGATTTCCGGACCGGCAACTACATGATGAACGGTGACGAGCTGACCGCCGTCCTGGACTGGGAATTTGCCGCATGGAGCGATCCCGGTGAGGATCTGGGCTGGCTCTGTTGTCGCAGTTGGCGGTTCGGGGCTGATGATCGGGAAGTCGGTGGCATCGGAGACAAACAGGATCTTCTGGACGGTTACCGGGAGGCAAGTGGCATCGACCTTGACCCGGCGGCGGTGAGCTATTGGGAAGTCATGGGGCTGGTGCGTTGGGCCATGATTGCGTTGCAGCAGGCGCGCAGGCATATGTCCGGCGAACAGCGTTCGCTGGAGCTGGCACTGACTGGCCGCATGGTGGCCCAGATGGAATTCGACCTGCTGAACCAGATTCAGGAACTGGAGGACGGGCAATGA
- a CDS encoding acyl-CoA dehydrogenase family protein — translation MDFNLTPRNESYRKRIRDFVEQELLPLEQNPEAYDEHENIALDHLEQVRAKAKQQGLWCLQLPEHLGGQGLDVSGMAASYEEMNRSIFGPVVFNSAAPDDGNMTVLAKVATEAQHERWLKPIVEGKVSSSFVMTEPPPGCGSDPGMMQTTATRKGDRWVINGHKHYITGAAAASHFILIARTSDDTRKGLSAFMFHKDDPGWEIVRRIPIMGPEEHGGHCELRFDGLEIPDENRLMEVGDGLKLTQIRLGTARLTHCMRWLGLARRSLEIATEYVDTRESFGQTLAQREGVQWLLGEAAMEIQVGRLLTMHAAWKLDQGDFARKEVSMAKVAVADTLHKAVDTAIQLCGARGYSKDTPLEWIYRYARQARLVDGASEIHKMVFSKTLLAERADFWHWGVKA, via the coding sequence GTGGACTTCAATTTGACCCCCAGGAACGAATCGTACCGAAAAAGAATCCGGGACTTTGTGGAACAGGAGTTGCTGCCGCTGGAGCAGAATCCCGAGGCCTACGATGAGCATGAGAACATTGCGCTCGATCACCTTGAGCAGGTGCGCGCCAAGGCAAAGCAGCAGGGCCTTTGGTGTCTTCAGCTCCCTGAGCACCTGGGTGGCCAGGGGCTCGATGTTTCCGGCATGGCGGCCAGTTACGAGGAAATGAATCGCTCGATATTCGGTCCGGTGGTGTTTAATTCCGCGGCGCCGGACGACGGCAACATGACCGTTCTGGCGAAGGTGGCGACTGAGGCACAGCATGAGCGCTGGCTCAAGCCCATCGTAGAGGGAAAAGTCAGTTCGTCGTTTGTCATGACTGAGCCGCCCCCTGGCTGCGGCTCGGACCCCGGCATGATGCAAACCACGGCTACACGCAAGGGCGACCGGTGGGTCATCAATGGCCACAAGCACTACATTACCGGCGCCGCCGCGGCATCCCACTTCATCCTGATTGCGCGGACGTCTGACGATACCCGCAAGGGCCTGAGCGCCTTCATGTTCCACAAGGATGATCCGGGCTGGGAAATCGTCCGGCGGATTCCGATCATGGGGCCGGAAGAGCACGGTGGCCATTGTGAGCTCCGGTTTGATGGCCTGGAAATCCCGGACGAGAACCGACTGATGGAAGTCGGTGATGGCCTCAAGCTCACGCAGATCCGCCTGGGCACGGCCCGTCTGACCCACTGCATGCGCTGGCTGGGACTGGCGCGCCGTTCCCTGGAGATCGCAACCGAATACGTGGACACCCGGGAGTCCTTCGGTCAGACACTGGCTCAGCGCGAAGGTGTTCAGTGGTTACTGGGCGAGGCTGCGATGGAGATCCAGGTCGGCCGGCTGCTGACCATGCACGCGGCCTGGAAGCTGGACCAAGGTGATTTCGCCCGGAAGGAGGTTTCCATGGCCAAGGTCGCGGTGGCCGACACTCTGCACAAGGCGGTGGATACGGCCATTCAGCTGTGCGGTGCCCGGGGATACTCCAAGGATACCCCGCTGGAATGGATTTACCGTTATGCCCGTCAGGCGCGTTTGGTTGATGGTGCCTCGGAAATACACAAGATGGTGTTCTCGAAGACCCTGCTGGCGGAGCGGGCAGACTTCTGGCACTGGGGAGTAAAGGCCTGA
- a CDS encoding DUF6285 domain-containing protein: MINQPETQDLLTEARQVLLDSVAPELSGERKYQALMVANAMGMAIRELEQREHGQPEQTDRTVRAFLVERSLEATTGDAEEGLARAIREHHLDGADPALRSVLRTLTEARLQINNPRYLKRES, translated from the coding sequence ATGATCAATCAACCGGAAACCCAGGATCTGCTGACGGAGGCCCGCCAGGTGTTGCTGGATTCAGTGGCACCAGAGCTTTCGGGCGAGCGCAAATATCAGGCACTGATGGTTGCCAATGCTATGGGTATGGCAATCCGGGAACTTGAACAGCGCGAGCATGGCCAACCAGAGCAGACCGACCGGACAGTACGGGCATTCCTGGTGGAGCGATCCCTTGAGGCTACCACCGGTGATGCCGAGGAAGGTCTCGCCCGGGCCATTCGCGAGCATCATCTGGATGGGGCCGATCCGGCCCTGCGCTCCGTGCTCCGAACCCTCACGGAGGCCCGGTTGCAGATCAACAACCCCCGCTATCTGAAGCGTGAATCATGA
- a CDS encoding branched-chain amino acid ABC transporter permease, whose amino-acid sequence MKTKVLMAILAVVIAGLIAVPWIASYFYVFIFTEILILGLFAASFNLIFGYTGMLSFGHAAFFGIGSYATALVLIHLEWPFLACLLVSMGASALLALVIGFMSVRLNEVYFAMLTLAFGMMVFAIAYQWRSVTNGSDGLAGFTLGSFGLGLDLTLANPSVYYHVVLAIVAIASVVLYVICRSSFGMILKAIRQNPERVSFAGLNVRTYRLVAFVIAGTFAGLAGGLIAPFLRVASPELLHWSMSAEPILMAILGGTGFFLGPFIGSAAFVLLETWITTYTESWMLVLGIILAMMVIFFRKGLLGTAIDWWMEVKK is encoded by the coding sequence ATGAAGACCAAGGTTCTGATGGCCATTCTGGCTGTGGTGATTGCCGGGCTGATTGCGGTGCCCTGGATCGCTTCCTATTTCTATGTGTTTATTTTTACCGAGATCCTGATTTTGGGCCTTTTTGCGGCCAGCTTTAACCTGATTTTCGGCTATACCGGTATGTTAAGCTTCGGGCATGCGGCTTTCTTCGGCATTGGCTCTTACGCCACGGCCCTGGTACTGATCCACCTGGAGTGGCCGTTCCTGGCTTGCCTGTTGGTCTCCATGGGCGCGTCCGCACTGCTGGCGCTGGTGATTGGCTTTATGAGCGTCCGGCTCAACGAGGTGTACTTTGCCATGCTCACCCTGGCCTTTGGCATGATGGTCTTTGCCATCGCCTATCAGTGGCGTTCGGTGACCAACGGCAGTGATGGTCTTGCCGGGTTTACCCTCGGCTCATTCGGCCTCGGCCTTGATCTGACGCTGGCTAATCCATCGGTCTATTACCATGTGGTGCTGGCTATTGTGGCCATCGCTTCGGTAGTGCTCTACGTGATCTGTCGCAGCTCCTTCGGCATGATTCTCAAGGCCATTCGGCAGAATCCCGAGCGAGTCTCCTTCGCCGGGTTGAACGTGAGGACCTACCGTCTCGTGGCTTTCGTTATTGCCGGTACCTTTGCAGGCCTGGCTGGTGGTCTGATCGCTCCGTTCCTGCGGGTAGCAAGCCCGGAACTTCTCCATTGGTCCATGTCCGCCGAACCCATCCTGATGGCTATTCTTGGTGGCACCGGGTTTTTCCTGGGCCCATTCATCGGTTCTGCGGCGTTCGTATTGCTGGAAACCTGGATCACCACTTATACCGAGTCCTGGATGCTGGTTCTGGGGATTATCCTGGCAATGATGGTGATCTTCTTCCGCAAGGGGCTGCTGGGCACCGCCATTGACTGGTGGATGGAGGTGAAGAAATGA
- a CDS encoding ABC transporter substrate-binding protein: MKKTSIKNLLVAMTATATLGTVSVSYAEDPIRIGGLYILSGSAATYGEFAQKGIDLAVDEINGSGGILGRQVEMVYEDSQGKASVAIQAARKLVYSEGVDALVGLDSSGVAQGMVPTMPELQKPLIITHAATPDVTGNLCNAFTYRISVNVAQNMKAAALVAAETDATNWTTIGPDYAFGHQSWEFFGNYLKELKPDVNLMSETNFPRFGAEDFTPFIDRVMDSDAEGVLISVWGGDLVNFIRQANTRGFFEKDMEVMFTVGAATEVLSALGEEMPEGVHLSTRYWYEAYDNPVNDRFVKAYIDAYGTPPSYNAEGAYAAIYAYKKAMETAGTTEGPAVAKALSGMSLEAPNGTVTFREGDHQAMVSPNWGVSGPMHPEHGIRTLTNLQIFDGEKVARTIEETGCKL; this comes from the coding sequence ATGAAAAAAACAAGCATCAAGAATCTGCTGGTTGCGATGACCGCAACCGCGACGCTTGGTACCGTCAGTGTCAGCTATGCCGAGGATCCTATCCGGATCGGCGGTCTCTACATTCTCTCTGGCAGTGCCGCCACTTACGGTGAGTTTGCCCAGAAGGGCATCGACCTGGCAGTGGATGAAATCAATGGCTCCGGTGGCATTCTGGGTCGCCAGGTCGAAATGGTTTATGAGGACAGCCAGGGCAAGGCCTCGGTGGCCATCCAGGCAGCCCGGAAACTGGTTTATTCCGAGGGTGTCGACGCCCTGGTGGGTCTGGACAGCTCGGGTGTTGCCCAGGGTATGGTTCCGACCATGCCGGAGCTGCAGAAGCCACTGATCATCACCCACGCCGCCACACCGGACGTCACCGGCAATCTGTGTAATGCCTTTACCTACCGCATCAGCGTGAACGTGGCCCAGAACATGAAGGCTGCGGCCCTGGTGGCTGCAGAAACGGATGCCACCAACTGGACCACCATCGGCCCGGACTACGCCTTTGGGCACCAGTCCTGGGAGTTCTTCGGCAATTACCTCAAAGAGCTCAAGCCGGATGTGAACCTGATGTCGGAGACCAATTTCCCGCGCTTTGGTGCCGAGGATTTCACCCCGTTCATTGACCGGGTCATGGACTCTGATGCCGAAGGTGTGCTGATTTCGGTCTGGGGTGGTGATCTGGTCAACTTTATCCGCCAGGCCAATACCCGTGGGTTCTTCGAAAAGGACATGGAGGTGATGTTTACTGTGGGTGCCGCGACCGAGGTGCTCTCTGCTCTGGGCGAGGAAATGCCAGAGGGTGTGCATCTGTCCACGCGCTATTGGTATGAAGCCTATGACAACCCCGTGAATGATCGCTTCGTTAAGGCGTACATTGACGCCTACGGCACGCCCCCGAGCTACAACGCCGAGGGCGCCTACGCAGCGATCTATGCCTATAAAAAGGCCATGGAAACAGCCGGTACCACCGAAGGTCCTGCCGTCGCCAAGGCGCTTAGCGGTATGAGCCTGGAGGCACCGAACGGTACGGTGACGTTCCGAGAGGGTGATCACCAGGCGATGGTCAGCCCGAACTGGGGTGTTTCCGGCCCCATGCATCCGGAGCACGGCATTCGCACGCTGACGAACCTGCAGATCTTTGACGGCGAAAAAGTAGCCCGAACCATTGAAGAGACTGGTTGCAAGCTTTGA
- a CDS encoding ABC transporter ATP-binding protein, with amino-acid sequence MILDVRNIQTFYGESQALQGVTLQLEAGETVCILGRNGAGKSTTLKSIMGLTPPRSGEVIYDGKAVQGWPAHRIARAGIGYVPEDRRIFPGLTVRDNLDVASYQRKGSTARWTVDGILKKYEMLGELADQDGATLSGGQQQMLAVARSLMIQPRLLLLDEPNEGLAPVIVQQIGELIDDLSKTTTILFTDQSVRFALKHAQRAYILEKGQVVHEATSDELRTDQATQDRYLSVA; translated from the coding sequence ATGATTCTTGATGTCCGCAATATTCAGACGTTTTACGGTGAGAGCCAGGCGCTCCAGGGTGTTACCCTTCAGCTCGAAGCCGGTGAGACGGTTTGCATCCTCGGCCGGAATGGGGCGGGAAAGAGCACCACCCTGAAAAGTATTATGGGTCTTACGCCCCCGCGCTCCGGAGAGGTCATCTATGATGGCAAGGCTGTACAGGGCTGGCCAGCGCACCGGATTGCCCGCGCAGGCATCGGTTATGTACCGGAAGACCGCCGGATCTTTCCCGGACTGACAGTGCGGGACAACCTGGATGTGGCCTCCTATCAACGCAAAGGCAGTACCGCCCGCTGGACGGTGGATGGCATCCTCAAGAAATACGAGATGCTGGGCGAACTGGCGGACCAGGACGGTGCCACCCTCTCCGGTGGCCAGCAGCAGATGCTGGCGGTGGCGCGCTCGCTGATGATCCAGCCACGGCTGTTGTTGCTGGACGAGCCCAATGAAGGTCTGGCGCCGGTTATCGTGCAACAGATTGGTGAGCTGATTGATGACCTGAGCAAGACCACAACTATCCTGTTCACCGACCAGAGCGTGCGGTTTGCCCTCAAGCACGCACAGAGAGCCTATATCCTTGAAAAGGGCCAGGTAGTGCATGAGGCAACCAGTGACGAGTTGCGCACTGATCAGGCCACACAGGACCGGTATCTCTCGGTAGCATAG
- a CDS encoding long-chain-fatty-acid--CoA ligase: protein MNKYDSLEKKTANHSALTPLSLLQRSAQVFPEKCAVIDDDRSLSYRELYQRCRQVGDGLRHRGIKPGDTVAILCPNSHEMLESHYSVPMAGAVLNSINIRLDAATLSFILAHGEARVLFYDTQWESEVRAAIAELELPPLLVAIERKAGVSDGLADLDYESLLAEGDPEASWQRPSDEWSAISLNYTSGTTGNPKGVVYHHRGAYLAAMTNAMVFNMTAETVYLWTLPMFHCNGWAYTWAITAVGGTHVCLREVDTKVIYQRIEDHGVTHMCGAPIVMNLLLQDLGREGLTLSRPAHFALGGAAPPSSVIRKAEEIGFQITHLYGLTETFGPSTLCVPQPEWQQLPLEERAMKMSRQGVPTHGLDEVTVLDMASGEQVPADGNALGEICIRGNTVMKGYLKNAEATNEAFKDGWFHTGDLAVMHPDHYVEIRDRAKDVIISGGENISSLEVEEVLYRHPKVSEAAVVAMADEKWGEVPCAFVNPVDDGENPTAEEIIAFCREHMAHFKAPRKVVLGELPKTATGKIRKNILRDSLS, encoded by the coding sequence ATGAATAAGTATGACAGCCTCGAGAAGAAAACCGCCAACCATTCTGCGCTGACACCGCTGAGTCTGCTTCAGCGCTCGGCACAGGTCTTTCCGGAAAAATGTGCAGTCATTGACGATGACCGGTCATTGTCCTACCGGGAGCTCTACCAACGTTGCCGCCAGGTGGGTGATGGGCTTCGTCATCGCGGCATTAAACCTGGTGATACGGTTGCCATTCTGTGTCCCAACAGCCATGAAATGCTGGAGTCCCATTATTCCGTCCCGATGGCCGGCGCGGTGCTGAACTCGATCAATATCCGCCTTGATGCAGCAACGCTGTCGTTCATCCTGGCTCATGGTGAAGCCCGGGTGCTGTTCTATGACACCCAATGGGAGAGCGAGGTGAGGGCGGCCATAGCCGAGCTGGAGCTGCCACCTTTGCTGGTTGCGATTGAGCGCAAGGCGGGCGTGAGCGACGGCCTGGCGGACCTGGACTACGAGAGTCTGTTGGCGGAGGGTGATCCGGAGGCTTCCTGGCAACGTCCGTCCGACGAATGGAGCGCCATTTCTCTGAATTACACCTCCGGTACCACCGGTAATCCCAAAGGTGTTGTCTACCACCATCGGGGCGCCTACCTGGCGGCCATGACCAACGCGATGGTGTTCAACATGACCGCCGAGACCGTCTACCTGTGGACCCTGCCGATGTTCCATTGCAACGGCTGGGCCTATACCTGGGCGATCACCGCCGTGGGCGGTACCCATGTCTGCCTGCGGGAGGTGGACACCAAGGTAATCTACCAACGGATTGAAGACCACGGTGTGACCCACATGTGTGGCGCGCCAATTGTGATGAACCTGCTGCTGCAGGACCTGGGGCGTGAGGGCCTGACCCTTTCCCGGCCTGCCCACTTTGCCCTGGGTGGTGCGGCGCCCCCCAGCAGCGTTATCCGTAAGGCAGAGGAAATCGGCTTCCAGATTACCCACCTGTATGGACTGACAGAAACATTTGGACCATCGACGCTGTGTGTGCCCCAGCCGGAATGGCAGCAGCTCCCTCTGGAAGAGCGGGCGATGAAAATGTCCCGTCAGGGCGTCCCCACCCACGGTCTGGACGAGGTCACGGTGCTGGATATGGCCAGCGGGGAACAGGTACCCGCCGATGGCAATGCCCTGGGCGAGATATGTATCCGCGGTAACACCGTGATGAAGGGCTACCTGAAAAATGCGGAAGCCACGAATGAGGCCTTCAAGGATGGCTGGTTCCATACCGGTGACCTCGCCGTCATGCACCCGGACCACTATGTTGAAATCCGGGACCGGGCCAAGGACGTGATTATCTCTGGTGGCGAGAATATCTCCAGTCTGGAGGTAGAAGAGGTTCTCTACCGGCACCCGAAAGTTTCCGAGGCGGCGGTGGTTGCCATGGCCGATGAAAAGTGGGGCGAAGTGCCTTGTGCCTTTGTCAATCCGGTCGACGATGGCGAGAACCCAACCGCCGAGGAGATCATCGCTTTTTGTCGGGAGCACATGGCGCACTTCAAGGCGCCGAGGAAAGTGGTGCTTGGTGAGTTGCCCAAGACCGCCACTGGGAAGATCCGCAAAAACATTCTCCGGGACTCGCTGTCCTGA
- a CDS encoding branched-chain amino acid ABC transporter permease, translating to MSGIGAALLNSLDIGLLLFIIAVGLNIVFGVLNIINFAHGALYMLGAYLAFTLINIAGMPFWAALLLAPVGVAILAVVIDRVLLRFIYSRDVADSLLLTFAILLIINESVRMIWGSGIHVVQPPDLLSGSVRLLGSSVATYSLFVIVIGLLLLAGLWYLFNRTRVGRIMRAAALDRDMAEALCINTRLVVTGVFAFGAWLAAVGGVMAAPMRALDPGMGDKIIIESFIVVVIGGLGSFPGALFGAIILGLIHGFGGRYLPEVNLLLPFVGMALVLLFKPNGIMGKGANA from the coding sequence ATGTCTGGCATCGGAGCGGCGTTGCTGAACAGTCTCGATATCGGCCTGCTACTGTTCATTATCGCAGTGGGCCTGAACATCGTGTTCGGTGTACTGAATATCATCAACTTTGCCCACGGGGCACTTTACATGCTGGGGGCCTACCTGGCCTTCACCCTGATTAACATAGCGGGAATGCCCTTCTGGGCGGCTCTGCTCCTGGCTCCGGTTGGCGTTGCCATTCTGGCGGTGGTCATCGACCGGGTCTTGTTGCGCTTCATCTATTCCAGGGACGTGGCAGACAGCCTGCTACTGACTTTCGCTATCCTGCTGATCATCAACGAGAGCGTGAGAATGATCTGGGGTAGTGGTATCCATGTCGTCCAGCCGCCGGATTTGCTTTCAGGTTCGGTGCGCTTGCTGGGCAGTTCCGTCGCCACCTACAGCCTGTTTGTGATCGTCATCGGCCTGTTGCTGCTGGCCGGTCTCTGGTACCTGTTCAACCGCACCCGCGTTGGCCGCATCATGCGAGCAGCGGCACTGGACCGCGATATGGCCGAGGCACTGTGCATCAACACCCGGCTGGTGGTGACCGGCGTTTTTGCCTTTGGTGCCTGGCTGGCAGCTGTCGGTGGTGTCATGGCCGCACCCATGCGGGCACTTGATCCCGGTATGGGGGACAAGATCATTATCGAGTCGTTCATCGTAGTGGTGATCGGCGGCCTTGGGAGTTTCCCGGGTGCCTTGTTTGGCGCCATCATCCTGGGCCTGATTCACGGCTTTGGAGGCCGCTACCTGCCGGAAGTGAACCTGTTGTTGCCGTTCGTGGGTATGGCACTGGTTCTGTTGTTCAAACCAAACGGCATTATGGGCAAGGGGGCAAACGCATGA
- a CDS encoding ABC transporter ATP-binding protein, which yields MSNPVLTISNLTKRFGGVTAVSDINLEVMPKETIAIIGPNGAGKTTFYNMVSGRMQPTEGKIMLDGKDITGMPPHKISRLGVSRSFQINNIFPEMTVQENVEVVLSAYHGHSRKLFNIASRNTGIQQEAVEFLKRLGIDSLKAQRAEVISYGDKRLLEIAMVLATQPKLVLLDEPTAGMTPDETRRTTRLIKKLADSGDYTFMITEHDMDVVFNLADRILVMHRGEKLFAGSPEEVKNHPEVRVAYLGEEEDEAVEEAKP from the coding sequence ATGAGTAATCCGGTTCTCACGATTTCAAACCTTACCAAGCGTTTTGGCGGAGTTACCGCGGTTTCCGATATCAACCTGGAAGTCATGCCCAAGGAAACCATCGCAATTATCGGTCCCAACGGTGCCGGCAAGACAACCTTCTACAACATGGTGTCCGGCCGGATGCAGCCGACTGAAGGCAAGATTATGCTGGACGGCAAGGACATCACCGGCATGCCGCCTCACAAGATCAGCCGGCTGGGAGTATCCCGGTCGTTCCAGATCAATAACATCTTCCCCGAGATGACGGTGCAGGAGAATGTGGAAGTGGTGCTGTCGGCCTACCACGGCCACAGCCGCAAGCTGTTCAATATTGCCTCCCGCAATACCGGAATCCAGCAGGAGGCGGTTGAGTTTCTGAAGCGTCTGGGCATCGACAGCCTGAAGGCGCAGCGTGCTGAAGTGATCAGCTACGGCGACAAACGATTGCTGGAAATCGCCATGGTGCTGGCAACACAGCCCAAGCTGGTGCTGCTGGACGAACCCACCGCCGGCATGACACCGGATGAAACCCGGCGCACCACGCGGCTGATCAAGAAGCTTGCGGACAGTGGTGACTATACGTTCATGATTACCGAGCATGATATGGACGTGGTCTTCAACCTGGCGGACCGCATTCTGGTCATGCACCGTGGCGAAAAGCTGTTTGCCGGTTCACCCGAGGAAGTGAAAAACCACCCTGAGGTTCGTGTCGCCTATCTGGGTGAGGAAGAGGACGAGGCGGTCGAGGAGGCCAAACCATGA
- a CDS encoding SDR family NAD(P)-dependent oxidoreductase has product MNNYKNTNPGNTNWSLGVDGKTALVTGAAGGLGHSFTRCLLEAGAEVIVSGRRREALESLKGEFPEHADRIHVVTMDVTDEASVTEAFDTMADDIAVPDVVVSNAGVATSKKSLDLKSADWDQVIDTNLKGCWLVCNEAARRLSAINQGGSIIMISSILGHRVAGNVAPYAAAKAGVEQLTRALALEWARYGIRVNALAPGYIETDLNREFFASEPGQKMIRRIPQRRLGQADDLSGPLLLLASGLSDYMTGSTLVVDGGHLQSSL; this is encoded by the coding sequence ATGAACAATTACAAGAACACGAACCCTGGCAACACAAACTGGTCCCTGGGCGTCGATGGCAAGACTGCGCTTGTCACCGGTGCCGCTGGCGGCCTGGGCCACAGCTTTACCCGGTGCCTGCTCGAGGCCGGCGCAGAGGTCATTGTCAGTGGCCGCCGCCGCGAGGCGCTTGAGTCCCTCAAGGGTGAATTTCCCGAGCATGCCGACCGGATCCATGTCGTTACCATGGATGTCACCGATGAGGCCAGCGTCACTGAAGCGTTCGACACGATGGCGGATGACATCGCCGTTCCGGATGTGGTGGTTTCCAATGCCGGTGTAGCCACCAGCAAGAAATCGTTGGACCTGAAGAGTGCTGACTGGGACCAGGTGATCGACACCAATCTCAAGGGCTGCTGGCTGGTGTGCAATGAGGCCGCTCGTCGCCTTTCTGCGATCAACCAGGGCGGCAGCATCATCATGATCTCTTCCATTCTCGGCCATCGCGTGGCCGGCAACGTGGCGCCCTATGCTGCCGCCAAGGCCGGCGTTGAGCAGCTGACCCGTGCCCTGGCGCTGGAATGGGCCCGTTACGGTATCCGCGTCAACGCGCTGGCACCGGGTTATATCGAAACCGACCTGAACCGTGAATTCTTTGCCAGTGAACCTGGCCAGAAAATGATTCGCCGCATTCCCCAGCGTCGTCTGGGGCAGGCCGATGATCTGAGCGGTCCGTTGCTGCTTCTGGCTTCAGGACTTTCTGACTACATGACCGGCAGCACCCTCGTGGTGGATGGCGGCCATCTTCAATCCTCGCTGTAA